The DNA window CCCAGACACAGATCTTAGAGAGGAAGATGGACTCCCAACAGATCAGAGCAACCTTTTCTTCCATGCTGATAAATTACTGAGAACAAAGAGGTCACAAATAGTACATTAATATCACCTATCCACTTCATCCACCTAGACAAATGATCGTGAACATACAATACATGTGTCAGGGGCAACATGCCACAATGTTTTGGGTGACACACTGCTTGCAGTGCTGCCTATTATGCTTTCATGCACTATGTAGTTGTTGCAGGTGAGTGACTCTCTGTCTATATCCCCACCTTCCCCTCGATTTTTTAATGAGAGCAGGGCTTAGATGGCAACCTACACCGCGGTTCAGAGCCTGATGAACAGTGATCAGTTGGCCACTCAGCTGGAGGTCAGAGGAGGCACTGcggtgtttgtgtttgtgtgtgtgtgtgggggggggggagtccacgCCAGTGCAGGGGAAGGTAAGATCAGGCTATCCTTACCCCCTTCTCAGGAGCACAGCACAACATGCAGGTGGgtgtgtgcatgtgacaaggcTGGGGGTGCTGCTGACTCTGTCCCCAATACTCTCTGGCTTTCCCACCATTATTCTTTGGGACTTTGGGTGGATAGGCTTGGTTTTGGCTGTGTCTCTTTCCCCAGTTCTGCACTGATATTTCACAGCTCCTTCCACTCACCAGCCTCAGACCCTCCTCCCAAGGCCAGTGAAGGTTGCTTTACACGTTCCTCATCGCTGGACTGGAAAGGGGGCTTCACGGTATGCAACTGCTGCAGAATGGTTTTGGCTGAAAGCTCTTTTCTAATATCTTCCCTCCATATGGTCATCCAAGAAGTATATTTCTTAAAGGGCCTAGAGATTGGATTTTGCTTGGAAgtgcccccctttcccaattaCATCCAGGGAGATGGAGACGTGGCTGTTGAGCCTGTGTTTTGGAATACATTTTAATACCCCTGTCTTTCTTTTTCCCAGCAGATGGTCATGGCTAACTGTTCTTTCTTAATATTACACCATAGTTTCCCTCCAGATGCACATTCAAGaactcatctttaaaaaaaaatgctaaagTGCGAGGTTAAATTTTGccaggaagtccccccccccgccccccaatatcGGCTAAGGAATCTGGCTCACCTGCCTCAGGAGAAGTGAGGGGAGTGAAATGAACTAAGGAATTATTCCTcttttgtttgggagggggtgACATGCAAGCTGAGTCAAATttggcattttccaaatttttgacacacTGAGCCCAAAAGACTTCCCATCACTGACCTTGGCCTTGGTAATGCAAGCCAGTATGGTGTGGAAACCTCTGTACATGTAACTCTCTGTAAACAAGGTGGGGGAAGCGCAAGTCAGCATTAGAGGCCTCCTACATGTGGAGCTGCATACAATACATGGAAGAAGAAAGAGTGTAGTAACAAACTGGATAAATGAAGTGACCTCATATTCATCCTATGTACACTAGCACACTGTCCTGGTCTTAAAGAATTCTGCCAAATGTAGTAACCTATAAACTTTTAAACATATCTATGTTTCTCTCATTTCAACACAGTGTTCCAACACAGGAAGATTTAAAAGAGACTGACCAATCTGTCTGTGTTAATGTCTGTATCACtcatctttttctttaaaatgttttattttaacagaGCGGAAAGTCCTTACCTGCCACTTTAAGTTCTATCTGTCCTTGAAAAACCTTCTGATACTTGTTCTGTACTTTCTTCTGTAATATACACTCATATATTTTGCTGTCTTCCAAACTGAGGTTTAGCAGTTGAAGATGCAAGCAGTCCTTGTTAAGCACAGTCCTGTTCTTGTAATGTTCACATTGGGGTGGTGCAGGTTGATCAGGAAGATAGGCGTCTACTACACAGTCAACATTGCCTTTGAGTTGCCATTGTACTCGGAATGGATCTGACTTCAAGTCGCCTCCATGATAACAGCATTTTAGGTCAGTATCTTCTCCTAGAATGCCTGTGTAGTTTCCACAGTCTACAGAGACTGATAGACATAAATTACATTACGCATTTCTCAAAGACATCTTCAAATAATCTAGGTCTCATAGGGGCTACATTACCCTTCAATTCCACTGAATTTAACTGTTATAATACTGACCTGGGGCTCACATACATGAAGAGCCATCTCTTCCACATACAGGCATAAGTCCTCTGGTCACCTTTTCCTAGCGGTGCATGTTGACCAGTAGGTGAGGACTTCTCCCGGGAAAATAAGAGCCTTTGAAACTGTGGGTGACCCCTTGGAACAACCATTGAACACtgaacagagcaatcctaaatgaAGTTTCAACAGTGGGAATGaaatgtgtaactctgtttaggattgcactggaagttTCTTGGATCTTTTCTCCATTTGTTTTTAAGAGGAAATGCAAAACTGTGCTGCTTCAGCAGTCCCTGGGAAGTATTATGTgaataactggctgttgtgaactGAGTTTTATATATAtgatttctatttttatttgtaatgtgATGTTATTTAATTAGTCATGTTAGCCAGATGTATGTGGAGAGACATGGAATTAAtggactgtattgtcgaaggctttcatatccagaatcaactggccattttggggtttttgttttgttgctcctaatatctatggctagcatcttcagaagcatatcaCAATAAGATGTATTTCCCTCTgtggcacagagagaaacactgCACATTTACTCCACGTTGTGCCACAGAGataaacacatcttactatgacacGTCTCTGAAGAtcccagtcatagatgcaggtgaaatgttaggagcataaatgaccagaccacagcctccagcccagaaaacccagaacacccAATTTATAGACCACTTTCCCATTCACTTTCTGGATCATGAACATTTTCTTACACAAATCAGTACAAGAAAATTCATATGATATGTGTGAATGAAGGAAAAAAAGGTTcatatatttgattttaaaagtcttcattatatttaaaaacctgttttgacTTACCACCTTTTTGAATCCAAAGAAACAACATCCAAAGTCCAagactaaaaaaaaataaagagaccTGGTAAGGTAAGGTAATGTCTTTACAAGTAATTATTAAATAGGTAATATCCAGGAGTTGTACAACTCAGCTGGAGAACCATCAGATACTGGGCTGAAATATGGAAATCTGCACAATGTTTTTTCCTGTAGTTCTCATAGTTCTCCATACACTAATTTTTACACAATACACCTATAAAGTATTCCAGAAGGTTAATCTCAATGTTACACATGACAGAGAATAGAAAAgatcaggggcgtaccacccacggggacagGGAAGTCCAATGCCATCCCCCTCGTGCAAACCTGGGGGTCATTTGATCCCCCATCCCCATGGGTGGTAGCCGGCGCCCATCCGAGctatcttttcccctccccaggcacttgggggtggggcttgaaggtggctcggatgggcaccgaggcagcaggccacctcctgggcAGCTCACCTCCctgggcctgaggagggcaggaggcagcctgcagggaggtggggtgtgtgtggcctgcctgccactgtggtgcccatccgagctgccCCTGAGCCCTACCCCCGAGCACGTGGGGGCACAGGGCCAGGGAGGGCACCCGGAGCATTTCTTCCCAATATGCCTCTGGAAAAGATagagtaatcctaaacagagtctaCACAAAAGAGTTTAATTCTACTTGAGAATGCCATTTGATTTGCACACAGGGAATTGTTCTCTGTGCAAAGCAAGCCCTCTTATACTGGCAGTGCTACAGAGGCCAGTCGTGTGGGAGACCAGCATGGCTTATGCCCATAATCCTCTCCCACAGCCACAGAACTGCAAAATGGGCTGCAGGTGCTGGCAAGGCAGCTGGATCTTACcttcctcccagtgcccctggtCAACTACAAGCTTCAACTCACCCCTTTCTTCATTTACTGGCATGCCAACATCTTCGCAGGTAAGTGTGGCTTTTTTCAATACTAGGGGCAAAAAAATATCCTACAAGATAGATTACAAATATGGGGACTCCTGAGGTTCCCTCTCTTGTCTGTCAACTATTCAACTGCTTATAATAGTTCACCATTCCTTCTTTCTTGACAGCTGAAGAATATGAACTTCATTTGAGGAAGGAAAGTGGCAATGCAGGGCACTTCTGCCTTGGTTTTGTTACAGGGTAACAGTGATGGGGTGAAATATTTGATGAATTCATCTGGCCAAGGATACTCCATTCCTGCATATTTATACACTCATAGAGATTGCCCAATTCTCTTTCCATATGAAGTGACTGCATTGATTCTGGCATAGGTCAAGAATAACAGTCTATGTACAACCTTGGGGTGTTCCTCAGGCTTGCAGAATCTTTTCTCCACTTGTGTGCCACTAGTTTCATGAGTTATTTCTGCTTTTACTGCAAACCAGGGTTCCACACTCTATATTAATCCAGTTGGCTGGAAAAATACAACCATAGTATTTTGGTCTGGCTACAGAAGTCATTAGTAACAGGTGCAAAGGCATCTGCAGAAACTCAAAAGCACCACAGCTTATTCGTGTCTTGCTATCTGAACCATGCCAGAATCAAATGCACTCAGGTTCTGGAGTATGTCCAGAAAATGCATatcttgtaaagaaaaaaaaaaaagggggggggggtctgtgtcTAGCCAGTTTCCACAAATGGGAACCTACATACATTGTCTTAGGCTCTTTGATGGAAGAAAGTGAGATatcaattttaaaattataatgtaCAATATGGGAAGAAAATACACAAGATCCTCCATACATGTTCAGAGAAACTGAATTATGCCTTCCTTTTAAATGGTAATATTCTAAGTATTTACAGAACTTCTTTTGAGACAAGAAGtaattttattttctcttccaTAATTGATAGCGCAATAAGATTCATTTTCACACATCTGGAAACAAACAACCACATATTACTTCCCAGTCTGGTTAGAAAGGTCTTAAAGCAATGGCAAATACTTACTTGCTTACATTTCTAGCTCCTAATATTGGAATGAGCTACATGTAAATATATAGGAGATATGTCAAATCTGATATGTTCATAAAGTGTGCTGATAAGGTCAGAGCACTTTCAGGGTGAGCACTGTACAAACATAGAAAACCTCACTGACTTGCACCTAATACATCCCACCGAAGTGTGAAGCAAGgattcccagcatggtgtagtggctaagagcaggtgcactctaatctggagaactgagtttgattccctgctctgccacttgagctgtagagatttatctggtaaaccagattagtttgtgcactccaacacatgccagctgggctagtcccagttcttggaatctctcagccccacccaccccacaggggggagggaaggggaaggagattgtaagcccctttgagtctccttacaggagaaaggggggatataaatccaaattcctcttcttcttcttcttcttctctacattCCTCTGAGgtggggcataatgaggcaaactgtagccctgggcaaaacctgagttagatgcccccccatgggtggccactccatcacgaccaattttttttgcatcaggacattggtgcctgcagggagtgcatttttagacaaatcagcaccaaaatctcagtgtatcatcaggggactgtccttatgctaccccccaagtttggtgaggtttggttcagggagtccaaagttatggactcccaaagggggtgccccatcccccattgtttccaatgggagctaat is part of the Sphaerodactylus townsendi isolate TG3544 linkage group LG04, MPM_Stown_v2.3, whole genome shotgun sequence genome and encodes:
- the LOC125431915 gene encoding uncharacterized protein LOC125431915 isoform X3, which translates into the protein MFRMAPKSLGLWMLFLWIQKGVSVDCGNYTGILGEDTDLKCCYHGGDLKSDPFRVQWQLKGNVDCVVDAYLPDQPAPPQCEHYKNRTVLNKDCLHLQLLNLSLEDSKIYECILQKKVQNKYQKVFQGQIELKVAESYMYRGFHTILACITKAKVPPGSCVAKRGTQCVSMATGSMPALPPAEICSRGRNHNIPCYCHNLE
- the LOC125431915 gene encoding uncharacterized protein LOC125431915 isoform X1, with product MFRMAPKSLGLWMLFLWIQKGVSVDCGNYTGILGEDTDLKCCYHGGDLKSDPFRVQWQLKGNVDCVVDAYLPDQPAPPQCEHYKNRTVLNKDCLHLQLLNLSLEDSKIYECILQKKVQNKYQKVFQGQIELKVAANNSTNAIKGLDSTSTSNPVKNDNQQQTRVVAISCVIAAAVFITVIILILYKRKYSIHRAYTAPVGVEMT
- the LOC125431915 gene encoding uncharacterized protein LOC125431915 isoform X2; the protein is MFRMAPKSLGLWMLFLWIQKGDCGNYTGILGEDTDLKCCYHGGDLKSDPFRVQWQLKGNVDCVVDAYLPDQPAPPQCEHYKNRTVLNKDCLHLQLLNLSLEDSKIYECILQKKVQNKYQKVFQGQIELKVAANNSTNAIKGLDSTSTSNPVKNDNQQQTRVVAISCVIAAAVFITVIILILYKRKYSIHRAYTAPVGVEMT